One part of the Natronorubrum sediminis genome encodes these proteins:
- a CDS encoding Hsp20/alpha crystallin family protein produces MEDRSNPLEGLEELLERLNRQLETAVRSWESEFDTRSHLDLSVGESAIRLDLADHGDSFVVTVDVPGFETDDLETRLRGETLEISGEREQVRTPRHEIDDEPDTDEEVGDETEGDERTQLADATAEYIRREREVTSFSRRIRLPDPVDPDDVTASLNNGILTVTIPKRDSTSGSHTIDIE; encoded by the coding sequence ATGGAAGACAGATCGAATCCACTGGAGGGGCTCGAGGAACTCCTCGAGCGATTGAATCGACAACTCGAGACGGCCGTCCGGTCCTGGGAATCCGAGTTCGACACCAGAAGCCACCTCGATCTTTCCGTCGGCGAGTCGGCGATACGGCTGGATCTCGCCGATCACGGCGATTCGTTCGTCGTCACCGTCGACGTCCCCGGATTCGAGACCGACGACCTCGAGACGAGACTCCGTGGGGAGACACTCGAGATCAGTGGCGAGCGCGAGCAGGTGCGAACGCCACGACACGAAATCGATGACGAACCCGATACTGATGAGGAGGTCGGCGACGAGACCGAAGGCGATGAGCGAACGCAACTGGCCGACGCGACGGCGGAGTACATTCGCCGTGAACGAGAGGTGACATCGTTCAGTCGTCGCATTCGGCTTCCAGATCCAGTCGACCCGGACGACGTAACAGCATCACTCAACAACGGCATCTTGACGGTCACCATCCCGAAACGCGACTCGACC